The sequence ATGATAAAAACCACTTACCCTCCTCTGTTGATCCCATACAAGCCCATGCATATGGTCAGCGAGCACTCTTGAGTCGAAACGATGTATGGACCTACCGGAAGCCACCAACGGGGCGCTTGACGGGGACAGCACCGACGGTACCGACGGCAGCGGCCTCCTCCCTTCGGATGGCGGTGGTGGAGAGCTGCCTGATGGTGGTGCGGGCTGTGTTGGTGAGACGGAGCATGGTGGAGATGGGAACGGGATGGAATGTAATGTATGGAAGTAAAAGAAAAGTGTCGGAAAGAGAATGTGAGATCCGAGGTGCGTCTTCCGTTTGCTCTCATCGTCGTCTCAAGGTGTCTCGTCGCTACCAAGACACGCTCCGGCACCATCATCCACCTCATGGACGGCCAGGCGCCCTCGCCGCTCATGCACACTCCTGTCCAGCGGCCATATCCATACCATCCCAATGCGCCGTTCCCGTACACCCAGCAACAGCCCTACCCGTCTCCGCTCCCGACAAATCCCACACGCCCACTCCACACATCGCATCCATACAATCCGCAACAGAGACCCATCCATCCGCTCCCCAACGGCCACTCTCCCAAGTTCCCCATGACGCCACCGTATCCGCCGTATCTCAATGGCCCGATACAGACCCCTCCACCTTCATCGTCCAGCTCAGAAGCCCTGCCTCCAAACCATATTCATATCATGCAGACAACGCCACAGGCCGCCATGTTACGCTCCAACTCGACCCTGTCCACCACCAGCACGAACAGGCCACCGCCGCTGTCCAATGGGCCCAGTCCGGCGGTCGAGGAGGTCATTGTGGATATGAGCGACCAGTACGATATGTACCCCGCGCAACAAGCACAAATGAGGCAGGTGGTGGTAGGGCCAAGGATGGGGATGGACCAGGTGCAAGCACGGGCTGTAGTGAATGCCACTCGACCAAATGAGATGAATGGAGTGCCCAGACAAATGGTTGTGTCTCAACAAATTCCCATACCCAACGCATCGCCGTCAACAGGGGTGATACCAGCGAGTGACAGTGGAATGGGCAATCTTTGGCAAAGGTAGGTCTTTGGTTGATCCTTTGTTATAGCAACAATAGATCCACAATGACTGACAGCCATGCGTTTTTGctctttccatctttgCTCCCATGTTTTGCTTTTGCCTGATACTCATATCAAACTATCGCGATGGAattccttctcttctcaCCACTGTCGCCTATACCGACCGCCCAAATTGATATCACCAACCGTGACGATGTCCTGGGTACACCGTCGCAATCTGCGATCGACTCTTTATTCAACACTTTGGCTGCTGTGACTGCCAATGCTACTGCCTGCGATGTTGAAATCGATCCAACTTTGATCGACAGACCTTTGGGAGAAGGCATTGGACTGAGAGTGGTTGCCAATTTTCTTGAAGGATTGGGAGCAATGCAGGTCAGAATCTCTTACATATTCCAACATACGTTATTGCAGAAAGAGGAAGCTAATAAAACCAAACAGAGTAAGGCTCTGGAGGATTGGCTATCATTTATCGTCTCCCACTTTGAGAACAATTCACGGTTTCAACTTGTGTTGACAGGTGAACAGTTTCAAATGTTCGGTACGCCAGCCTTTCCTTATCCCAGCTCCATTTGAAGCAGTGTCTGATACACAGTGTAACTATAGATGTCCCGACAACCTACCTTCCTCGCTTTTttctctcccttccctCGTCACCCTCTATAATCCTGATAGATCCCATCGAATCTCTCCCTTCTACTGAAGAGACGATGGTCCTTTGTCCCGATATGGAATGGCGCTGCGGTGCAAAGTCCTGGAAAGGCGCGTTGAACATGGTGGTCGGGAGAAGAGGCAAAATCGAAAAGATGGATGTCGTCCTGGGAaataaaaatgatgaaggagaaaTGTTTTTAAAAGGGGCTTTGAGAGTCCTAAAAGTAAGTCATATCCCATCTGTTGTTGTCTTCTGGGGCTTTACAATCGGCCTTTTGAATTTAAAAGCTGATTGATTATGCACACTTGTGATGGGAAAACTCAGATGGCCCAAGAGATGGAATCTTTTGCATTGGTCATGCGGTTAGCTCAGCAGGAGAATCTACCTCCAAGAGGTAGGGCCGATGTCTCCTTTTATCATTTGCCACATAACTGATAACAATATCCGGTGACGTAGAGGCATTGCAACAGTTCATTCAAGAAGAGTGAGGAGACATTCTTCTTGTCCTGCTTTGGACCCAAACCATTGGAACGGCCTACAACAGTGTAATGGGGGGAGGGGATATATAATGTGTAATAGAACCAGTTGTGTGTAGAGAGAAGTTGTCCTTTATTTTATAGTACAATTAGGCGTGTCTTCCATCAGGGTGACATCTTGACAATAGTATCGCTGCATAGACATGTATTCATTCCTTGATCGATTTTTTTTCGGGGTGATTCTTTACAGGTGAATAACGACCGCCATCGCCGTGAAGCATTACACACTTATATGGTAATTCATTCAGTTGTTATGTACGCTGGTAGTAAGTGGAGTGTGGAAGACGTTAAGCTGGGtaaagagaaagagaaatAGACTTTGttaaaaaaaaatgggaaaagaagaacAGACACACTTTCTCCAAACCTAAACACTGTACCTCTACGTCTTTTCTGATAATACACGACGCCCTCTTACGACATCTCTAGAGCCCCTTCTCAAAAATTAAAATGCGAGTTGTTGAATATGATTGAAAAGATGCCACAAGAGGGGGCTTTAAAATTTTGAAATGCGATCAATTGACTTTTTCCTTCCTGCCTCCGTCATCCTCGTGGAAAGCCTTGGAattcttttccttcctcatttCAACTCTCGACCTCTCCTTTCTACGACTTTCGCGCCTCCCCCTTCCCCTCCCTATAACTCGGTATCGTCTTCAATCTGTGCAGGCTTCAACATACCCGGCACTCGGCTCGCTGCTTCCCTCTGctccctctctctcctctcgGCCTCGGCCTCACGTTCATCAATGTATAGCTCGGTGTTGTCGCCAGAGAATTCCTTGAGAGAAATGAGGAAGTCTCGGATGGTGAGCTTGAATTTGTTGTGATCGGCCGCAGTCTCAAACATGAGGTTGACGAAAGAGGCAATCTGAGCGGGTTGGACGTGACCAAAGGCGTTGGACAACAAGTCGGAGATGTATCCCTTCAAGAAAATGACATTGTTCATGCCAGGATCGGTAACCTGAGCGGGATCAAACAGAGGAGCCTGGACGGATCCGCTCTCGACAAGCGCGATGAGCTGGGCAAGAAGCATACCTTGCATCTTGAGACCCGACTTGTGGTCGGCGTCAGTGAGGACAAAGAAGACGTCGCCgagaagggaaagaaggtATTGCTGGTAGAACTGGTTGGCGATCTCGGGAGTGGAAGCGGCAAAGTTGTTAACAATCTCATAAGCAACTGCAAATGATGGGGTTAGAAAGAATGCCGCAGAAAAACGTATCATGTGTACTCACTGTTCAAACCGGTGTCGGCAATATCCCTCATGGTGTGCTTGAAAGCCCAGACAATAGAGTCGACGATCAACTTGAACTGTTGAGGAGGAATCTCCAAAAGAGCTATTCGCCCGAGTCAGCTTTACTTTCCATCACTACTTTCCCAAGTCTGACGCACCTTGGAAACAAGTCAAGTTGATCGCCCTCAAAAGCTTGAAGAAGCCAACTCGGTGCTCAGGATATTCGGCAAAGTCTTGGTTGATCATGCCGAGAGTGGGCTCGAACACGGCGTCAAGGATAGGAGCGATCTGAGGGGTGAGGATAGGCTAAAGTCCATAACGTCAGTATATCTCTTGCCCTTTTCCCGGATTTAACTTACGCCAAGTTTGGAGACAATGGTAGCAGTGACGTTCAAAACCTCAGCGTCCCTTGCAGCAGGCACGTTCCTGTTGTAGTCGCCCAAAATAGCATCGAACAATCCGGGGATGAGGTTGGTGTAAACACCCTCAATATCCTCAGCTTTCTTGACGTAGGTTTCGACAAGCTTGAGAATCTCCTTCTTGATCGTTCGAAGGGCACGGACCTTGGGAGTCTTGGTGGCAACCTCGCCCATCGCTGCAACATCGTCGCTGATGATCCCGCTGACAGTCCTGTACAACCCGAGCATGTCAAGCCAAATCCTGCCAAGctgaggaaggaagaaggggcCGATAGAGGAACAAGCTGAAACATTGGTCTTGAGAATGTTCGCAAGGATTTTGACATTTTCGGGGTTACCCAGTACGTCGACACTAGAGGCGGCCTGTTGCATAAGGTTGTCCCACTATCGCAATGACCCATTAATCAACTGATCATCTACATCATTAAGCAAACACTCACAGCATTGTTGGGCAACTCCATGAGCTTCTCGATCAACCTCTCCTGGGTAGGCTTGTTTGGTTGAGAAGCAATCATGTAACCAACAGCTTCGTAAAAGGTATGAACCTGCTGAGGTGAAAGGTCGACAGTGATTCGGTGGAGGGTACGGAGGATTTCGTCAATGAAGGGTTCTTGCTCGCCAGCTTGTTGCATCACAAAGTGACGTCGACATTTTTGCGCAATCTTGATGAAGGTATCGCAGGCCATGTCTTGTACACCTGCAAGTTGTGTGTTAAAGTCgctttgctttttttttgagAGAGAGAAAATAACTTACCTTCATGAGTCTCATGCATGAACTCGAACAACTTGTTGACGACAGTCTTCAAGAACTTCCAGTGGGCTTTGAGGAATCGCGGATACTGACCGACAATGTACATAATGTCGGAAGCACAGACAGCCTTGTTGTCCTTGCCTCGCTTCATTTCAGTAAGACCAAGGAGATCCTTGATGACAGTCACAAGGAAGCGCTTTTCAGTCTCCTCGTCTGCGTAAAGTCAGCCAAAGGCGTAAAAAATAAAAAGACCAAAAATAACACCCACTCATAGCACCAGAGATAGAACCTATAGCCCAACAGAGAGTATTAAGGTTGTTCCATGACCATTCGGAACCGTCAATCTGATCTGGTCAGTTTCATCTCCTCACCCCGTGTTAGATAAATGACACACCTGCTTCGCCAACTTGTCCGTCATGATTGTCTCGGTATCCACCACATCCAAATGTGTCAAGTAAACCAACACTTCCCTCATGCTCTTATACAATACAATTGTGTCGCTCTCCTTCATAAACTCTCGCACAatttctccttcttcattctcgACGATCAGCACTTCCTCAGGCTTGACCATCTTCTCGATCATGACAAGACGCAAATTAGAAAGGATGTCGCTGTACACGTTCTTTCGGAGAGGCATGCCATTAAGACCCATTCCCTGAGCACCATTCAATCCACCACCAATACCGCCGAGATTAAGGTTCATGAGAGGGTTGATGTCGTTGAGCGGTAATGATTGAATTTCCTCGTAAAGTTCGGTGACGAGCTTGAGCCAGTATTCCAAGCAGATCTTGAAGACTTCACGATCGTCAACGGTTGAGATTTTAACGAGGTAGAGGTGAGCATTGATAAGGAGTTCGGTGTTTTCCGGTGTTTCAATGAGACGAAGATGGGTGTGAAGGAAGTTGGTGAGGAAAAGAGCGAGGTTCTTGATGAGTTGCTGGTCCTCGTCATCGGATGAGGCATAGGCACCGGCCATGTCTGAACCGAGTTAGCTGTAAGTGCACCACCTCTTTGAGGAGATACTTACCAGTGTGAGGAGGAACCATTCGGTTGATGCTGGTCATAACGACCTGGAAAAGAGTGACAAATTTGCTGTTGTATTCAGGACCAACGTTGAGCGCACCAATCTCGGAAAGACATTTAAGGGTGACGTTTCTGAAATCGGGAACCTCGAGGAACTGGAAAAAGTTGTCAATAACGCTAAAGAACGTGCTTGGGTGAAGTCAACTTACTCTAGAGACGAGAATATCGATAATTTGAGTCTCAAAGATATAACCGAGAGGAATCCAGTTCAAGAATCTCAACAGTGTTTCCAAAGTCGCCCTGATCAAGCTCGGCTTGTTGGCCTTCTCCAAAACCTCATTACACAAGTTGAAAATCTCTCCGAATTCCGCGCACATAGTCTGTTTCAAGGCCTTTGTCTTTGCTTGCGTCATTTGCTCGGCAGAAAAGTCGAACACTTCTTCAGACAAGAGACGAAGAATGATCATGTTGTTTTCGCAAAGAGAGAGGTTAGTGCGGGATGATTCGCAGATTTCAGGGATGAACTGAGGCCAGTCCTTGGGCCATGCTTGTTTGAGGATCTGTTTTTGGTAAGACGGGATACTTTAACAAATGAAAGGCAACAGACCTGGACAAGCACAAGGTTCAACTTGTTCAAATACCCCTTTTCTCGCCTCATCCTAGCTTCATCTGATGATATCTCCACCGTTGCTTGGACGATGAAGTTTCGGATACCTGCCATTCCGTCAGCTTATGACATACAAACGATTTGAAACACATACCAGTCTGTTGATCAACGGGCAAGGCTTTCCATCGAACCTGGACAAGCTTCTCCAAGACCTGAAGAGCAATATACTGTTCCATGCCTGTCAGCGATCATGTGATTCACAGGTGAAGGCGAGATGCGGCGCACCTTTGTGTTAAGATTTTGGGAAGTTTCCAAGATGGCTGGGACACGCTGCCATGAGTCAGGGTGTTCTTGGAACTGAGTGAGAACCCGTTGTGCTGTTTGTTGCTGCAAGACAAGTCAGCATCCGACGACGGTGCGGGTCATTACTTGTTTAGGAGTGGCGGAATGCGATGTAGAGGAATATGGGCGACGTGGAAGAGGAAACACCCACTGTTTCACCTGACCCGGTGTAGAACGCCTGTACTACCTGATCAATGAGTCTGGAGACTGGTGTCAGCAGCATGCAAGAGCCGGCATGGAGTAGGATACATACCCTACGTCGAGGTCGTTTGAGAAGTCGAGGATTGCCTGTTGTTGTGGTTGAGTCAGCTTTCCGTgcaggaaggaaggaagggaggTGGGTGGCGGGGCGTGACGTACCTCCATGGTGGGTGTGGGAAGGGTGgcaggaaggaaggagcGGGGTGGGAGATATGGGTTGAGGCTGGGCAGCAGATGGCTGAAGGCTCAAGCGCTGATGAATACACGCGTAGTAACAACAGCGGAACCATTTCTTTATTCCACTCCACCCCTTTTCTCATTTTCTCCCGCCAGCAGCAACTTCTATCCGTCGGCCATCCCTTTCTATCCACATCCATACATCTCCACTCTCAACACCCCACAAAATGGTCGCAGCACGCAAGCACTCACCCACTCCC comes from Cryptococcus gattii WM276 chromosome G, complete sequence and encodes:
- a CDS encoding Major karyopherin, putative; Crm1p (involved in export of proteins, RNAs, and ribosomal subunits from the nucleus; Similar to TIGR gene model, INSD accession AAW44579.1) is translated as MRKGVEWNKEMVPLLLLRVLNPYLPPRSFLPATLPTPTMEAILDFSNDLDVGLIDQVVQAFYTGSGETQQTAQRVLTQFQEHPDSWQRVPAILETSQNLNTKYIALQVLEKLVQVRWKALPVDQQTGIRNFIVQATVEISSDEARMRREKGYLNKLNLVLVQILKQAWPKDWPQFIPEICESSRTNLSLCENNMIILRLLSEEVFDFSAEQMTQAKTKALKQTMCAEFGEIFNLCNEVLEKANKPSLIRATLETLLRFLNWIPLGYIFETQIIDILVSRFLEVPDFRNVTLKCLSEIGALNVGPEYNSKFVTLFQVVMTSINRMVPPHTDMAGAYASSDDEDQQLIKNLALFLTNFLHTHLRLIETPENTELLINAHLYLVKISTVDDREVFKICLEYWLKLVTELYEEIQSLPLNDINPLMNLNLGGIGGGLNGAQGMGLNGMPLRKNVYSDILSNLRLVMIEKMVKPEEVLIVENEEGEIVREFMKESDTIVLYKSMREVLVYLTHLDVVDTETIMTDKLAKQIDGSEWSWNNLNTLCWAIGSISGAMNEETEKRFLVTVIKDLLGLTEMKRGKDNKAVCASDIMYIVGQYPRFLKAHWKFLKTVVNKLFEFMHETHEGVQDMACDTFIKIAQKCRRHFVMQQAGEQEPFIDEILRTLHRITVDLSPQQVHTFYEAVGYMIASQPNKPTQERLIEKLMELPNNAWDNLMQQAASSVDVLGNPENVKILANILKTNVSACSSIGPFFLPQLGRIWLDMLGLYRTVSGIISDDVAAMGEVATKTPKVRALRTIKKEILKLVETYVKKAEDIEGVYTNLIPGLFDAILGDYNRNVPAARDAEVLNVTATIVSKLGPILTPQIAPILDAVFEPTLGMINQDFAEYPEHRVGFFKLLRAINLTCFQALLEIPPQQFKLIVDSIVWAFKHTMRDIADTGLNIAYEIVNNFAASTPEIANQFYQQYLLSLLGDVFFVLTDADHKSGLKMQGMLLAQLIALVESGSVQAPLFDPAQVTDPGMNNVIFLKGYISDLLSNAFGHVQPAQIASFVNLMFETAADHNKFKLTIRDFLISLKEFSGDNTELYIDEREAEAERREREQREAASRVPGMLKPAQIEDDTEL
- a CDS encoding Hypothetical protein (Similar to TIGR gene model, INSD accession AAW44581.1; CNG01670), whose product is MDGQAPSPLMHTPVQRPYPYHPNAPFPYTQQQPYPSPLPTNPTRPLHTSHPYNPQQRPIHPLPNGHSPKFPMTPPYPPYLNGPIQTPPPSSSSSEALPPNHIHIMQTTPQAAMLRSNSTLSTTSTNRPPPLSNGPSPAVEEVIVDMSDQYDMYPAQQAQMRQVVVGPRMGMDQVQARAVVNATRPNEMNGVPRQMVVSQQIPIPNASPSTGVIPASDSGMGNLWQR